In the genome of Nocardioides marmoribigeumensis, one region contains:
- the hisG gene encoding ATP phosphoribosyltransferase — protein sequence MTPPTSTPLPPPIAGADGAPLRIAVPNKGALSQAASDMLREAGYKQRNDPKQLALTDTDNGVEFFYLRPRDIALYVGEGTLDLGVTGRDLLRDSRAKADEVLTLGFGRSTFRFAARPGVLGGDATDLAGKRVATSYPGVVKGYLEERGIEATVIRLDGAVETSIQLGVADVIADVVETGSTLRQAGLEVAGEVILSSEAVLIGRGPDSAHPGVEVFLRRLQGVLVARSFVMMDYDLPAARTEEALALTPGIESPTVAPLHKEGWVAVRSMVPRDQAQRIMDALYDIGARAILTTDIHACRL from the coding sequence GTGACCCCGCCCACCTCCACCCCGCTGCCGCCGCCGATCGCCGGCGCCGACGGCGCCCCGCTGCGCATCGCCGTGCCCAACAAGGGCGCGCTGAGCCAGGCCGCCTCCGACATGCTGCGCGAGGCCGGCTACAAGCAGCGCAACGACCCCAAGCAGCTCGCGCTCACCGACACCGACAACGGCGTGGAGTTCTTCTACCTCCGGCCGCGCGACATCGCGCTCTACGTCGGGGAGGGCACCCTCGACCTCGGCGTCACCGGGCGCGACCTGCTGCGCGACTCGCGGGCCAAGGCCGACGAGGTGCTCACCCTCGGCTTCGGCCGCTCGACCTTCCGCTTCGCCGCGCGCCCCGGCGTGCTCGGCGGGGACGCCACCGACCTGGCCGGCAAGCGCGTCGCGACGTCCTACCCGGGCGTGGTCAAGGGCTACCTCGAGGAGCGCGGCATCGAGGCGACGGTCATCCGGCTCGACGGCGCGGTCGAGACCAGCATCCAGCTCGGCGTCGCCGACGTCATCGCCGACGTCGTGGAGACCGGCAGCACGCTGCGTCAGGCCGGTCTCGAGGTGGCCGGTGAGGTGATCCTCAGCTCCGAGGCGGTCCTCATCGGACGCGGCCCGGACTCGGCCCACCCGGGCGTCGAGGTCTTCCTGCGCCGGCTCCAGGGCGTGCTCGTCGCCCGATCGTTCGTGATGATGGACTACGACCTCCCCGCGGCGCGCACCGAGGAGGCCCTCGCGCTCACCCCCGGCATCGAGAGCCCGACCGTCGCGCCGCTGCACAAGGAGGGCTGGGTCGCGGTCCGCTCGATGGTCCCGCGCGACCAGGCCCAGCGGATCATGGACGCGCTCTACGACATCGGCGCGCGGGCCATCCTGACCACCGACATCCATGCCTGCCGACTCTGA
- the infC gene encoding translation initiation factor IF-3: MMVGTDPRAHRHHEHAGPTSGAQAPTRTGRQVVGSGHPVHPQGWSRARRRTTPVQRARWTTYAADWPPLSPTRGLLRFSGSSGAEVARPTTPGGPISTELRINDRIRVPEVRLVGPNGETVGIVRIEDALRLAQEADLDLVEVAPMARPPVCKLMDYGKFKYENAQKAREARRNQTNVVIKEMKLRPKIDAHDYETKKGHVVRFLKQGDKVKITIMFRGREQHRPELGLVLLNRLAEDVTELGFVESSPKQDGRNMIMVLGPHKKKAEAKAEVKAAKVERAAEKAAEVEAEHAERRAHAAAAAAEPKAEKPKRRGDNLDADTDI; encoded by the coding sequence ATGATGGTCGGGACCGATCCGCGTGCTCACCGGCACCACGAGCATGCGGGTCCGACAAGCGGGGCCCAGGCTCCCACCCGCACCGGCCGCCAGGTCGTCGGGTCCGGTCACCCGGTCCACCCGCAGGGGTGGTCCCGGGCGCGACGTCGTACGACGCCCGTCCAGCGCGCGCGCTGGACGACGTACGCCGCCGACTGGCCTCCGCTGTCGCCGACACGGGGGCTGCTTCGCTTTTCGGGGAGCTCCGGCGCCGAGGTCGCACGACCCACGACACCAGGAGGACCCATCAGCACAGAGCTGCGCATCAACGACCGGATCCGCGTTCCCGAAGTACGGCTCGTCGGACCCAACGGCGAGACCGTCGGCATCGTCCGCATCGAGGACGCGCTCCGGCTCGCGCAGGAGGCCGACCTCGACCTCGTCGAGGTCGCGCCGATGGCGCGGCCCCCGGTCTGCAAGCTCATGGACTACGGGAAGTTCAAGTACGAGAACGCCCAGAAGGCCCGTGAGGCGCGCCGCAACCAGACCAACGTGGTCATCAAGGAGATGAAGCTCCGCCCCAAGATCGACGCGCACGACTACGAGACCAAGAAGGGTCACGTGGTGCGCTTCCTCAAGCAGGGCGACAAGGTCAAGATCACGATCATGTTCCGCGGTCGTGAGCAGCACCGTCCCGAGCTCGGGCTGGTCCTGCTCAACCGTCTCGCGGAGGACGTGACCGAGCTGGGCTTCGTCGAGTCGTCCCCCAAGCAGGACGGGCGCAACATGATCATGGTCCTGGGCCCGCACAAGAAGAAGGCCGAGGCCAAGGCCGAGGTCAAGGCCGCCAAGGTCGAGCGCGCCGCGGAGAAGGCGGCGGAGGTCGAGGCCGAGCACGCCGAGCGCCGCGCCCACGCCGCCGCGGCTGCCGCCGAGCCCAAGGCCGAGAAGCCCAAGCGGCGCGGCGACAACCTCGACGCCGACACCGACATCTGA
- the rpmI gene encoding 50S ribosomal protein L35: MPKNKTHSGASKRFRVTGSGKLRRQKAGLRHNLEKKPSKMTRRMSGTTEVSKADNKTVRKLLGR; this comes from the coding sequence ATGCCGAAGAACAAGACGCACTCCGGTGCGAGCAAGCGCTTCCGGGTGACCGGCTCGGGCAAGCTCCGCCGCCAGAAGGCCGGGCTGCGCCACAACCTGGAGAAGAAGCCCTCGAAGATGACCCGTCGCATGTCGGGCACCACCGAGGTCTCCAAGGCCGACAACAAGACCGTCCGCAAGCTGCTGGGCCGCTGA
- a CDS encoding 4-amino-4-deoxy-L-arabinose transferase produces the protein MTPLGDRLLDLALARRGRLVAGSRLVCVDGFAGSGKTTAAGLLHAAAGSRGLRATVVHMDDLYAGWSGLPHLHEVTVPLVRGLAEAGRATYRRHDWERGARAEEHVVEAGDLVVLEGVGSADPAYDDVVTLRVLVTAPLDERLRRGLARDGEAMRERWLRWQEAEAAHLELARTAERADVVVDGLTGRVTPA, from the coding sequence GTGACGCCCCTCGGGGACCGGCTGCTCGACCTGGCGCTGGCCCGTCGCGGACGCCTCGTCGCCGGCTCGCGGCTGGTCTGCGTGGACGGCTTCGCCGGCTCGGGCAAGACCACGGCGGCCGGCCTCCTGCACGCTGCGGCCGGCTCGCGGGGGCTGCGGGCGACGGTGGTCCACATGGACGACCTCTACGCCGGCTGGTCGGGCCTGCCCCACCTGCACGAGGTCACGGTGCCCCTGGTGAGGGGACTCGCCGAGGCCGGCCGGGCGACGTACCGACGCCATGACTGGGAGCGCGGGGCGCGCGCCGAGGAGCACGTCGTGGAGGCCGGCGACCTGGTGGTGCTGGAGGGCGTGGGCTCCGCCGACCCGGCGTACGACGACGTGGTCACGCTCCGCGTGCTGGTCACGGCTCCGCTCGACGAGCGGCTGCGGCGCGGCCTGGCGCGCGACGGCGAGGCGATGCGCGAGCGGTGGCTGCGGTGGCAGGAGGCGGAGGCGGCCCACCTCGAGCTGGCCCGGACCGCCGAGCGCGCCGACGTGGTGGTCGACGGGCTGACCGGCCGGGTCACCCCGGCCTGA
- a CDS encoding phosphoribosyl-ATP diphosphatase: MKTFEQLWAELSDKAATRPEGSGTVRELDAGVHTIGKKLVEEAAESWMAAEHETPERTAEEISQLLYHAQVLMLASGLTLDDVYAHL; the protein is encoded by the coding sequence GTGAAGACGTTCGAGCAGCTCTGGGCCGAGCTCAGCGACAAGGCCGCGACCAGGCCGGAGGGCTCGGGGACCGTCCGCGAGCTCGACGCCGGTGTCCACACGATCGGCAAGAAGCTGGTCGAGGAGGCCGCCGAGTCCTGGATGGCCGCCGAGCACGAGACCCCGGAGCGCACGGCGGAGGAGATCTCCCAGCTGCTCTACCACGCCCAGGTGCTCATGCTCGCCTCCGGACTGACCCTCGACGACGTCTACGCCCACCTGTGA
- a CDS encoding SseB family protein — translation MTEPPSARRLLDTGFGDDDGTASQAVSDALTAYDADPDGLHRETLAVLQDARLLVPVVAVLGEVELGEDGLARDKTSDMATVLMRGPGGRTALLAFTSMAALQAWRPDARPVPVSVTAAAEAARVDGADTLLVDVAGPVRFVVQDEDLQALAEGYRLADLAGRLAWTKVVDPG, via the coding sequence GTGACCGAACCGCCGTCCGCCCGCCGCCTCCTCGACACCGGGTTCGGCGACGACGACGGGACGGCGAGCCAGGCGGTGTCCGACGCCCTGACGGCGTACGACGCGGACCCCGACGGGCTGCACCGCGAGACCCTCGCGGTCCTCCAGGACGCCCGCCTCCTCGTGCCGGTCGTGGCCGTCCTCGGCGAGGTCGAGCTGGGGGAGGACGGCCTGGCCCGTGACAAGACCTCCGACATGGCGACCGTGCTCATGCGCGGCCCCGGCGGACGCACGGCGCTGCTGGCGTTCACCTCGATGGCCGCCCTGCAGGCGTGGCGGCCCGACGCCAGGCCGGTCCCGGTCTCGGTCACGGCCGCGGCCGAGGCCGCCCGCGTCGACGGCGCCGACACCCTCCTGGTCGACGTGGCGGGCCCGGTGCGCTTCGTCGTGCAGGACGAGGACCTGCAGGCGCTCGCCGAGGGCTACCGCCTCGCCGACCTTGCCGGACGCCTGGCCTGGACCAAGGTGGTCGACCCCGGCTGA
- the ribH gene encoding 6,7-dimethyl-8-ribityllumazine synthase produces MSGVGSPTERYAAEPVDCSDLQVAVVAASWHDQVMDGLVAGAQKALADFNVTADVVRVPGSFELPVVADALARAGHEAVVALGVVIRGGTPHFDYVCSAATDGLNRVALDHGVAIGFGLLTCDTEQQALDRAGLEGSQEDKGYEATAAALLTARTLREVGGVGRR; encoded by the coding sequence ATGAGTGGAGTGGGCTCCCCCACCGAGCGCTACGCGGCGGAGCCGGTCGACTGCAGCGACCTCCAGGTCGCCGTGGTCGCCGCGAGCTGGCACGACCAGGTGATGGACGGCCTGGTGGCCGGCGCACAGAAGGCGCTGGCCGACTTCAACGTCACCGCCGACGTCGTCCGGGTGCCCGGGTCCTTCGAGCTCCCGGTCGTCGCCGACGCCCTGGCCCGCGCCGGCCACGAGGCGGTCGTCGCGCTGGGGGTCGTGATCCGCGGCGGCACCCCGCACTTCGACTACGTCTGCTCCGCCGCGACCGACGGGCTCAACCGGGTCGCGCTCGACCACGGCGTCGCCATCGGCTTCGGCCTGCTGACCTGCGACACCGAGCAGCAGGCGCTCGACCGAGCCGGGCTGGAGGGCTCCCAGGAGGACAAGGGCTACGAGGCCACCGCGGCCGCGCTGCTCACGGCCCGGACGCTGCGCGAGGTCGGCGGCGTCGGCCGCCGATAG
- a CDS encoding PH domain-containing protein: MPADSEGARPTPATPDLPVTFRPLGVRIAAVAFGVMLFGVGAAIWISFPPHVREAFTVFQRLTVLGMGAGVLVVGHALARCRVDADAEGLNVVNGYRTHRLQWPQVLAVRMLPGNPWVTFDLADGTTLSALGVQGSDGARAQRQVRALRALIAQHDAREPDA, encoded by the coding sequence ATGCCTGCCGACTCTGAGGGCGCCCGCCCGACGCCGGCCACGCCCGACCTGCCGGTGACGTTCCGCCCGCTCGGGGTGCGCATCGCCGCGGTCGCGTTCGGCGTCATGCTCTTCGGCGTGGGCGCGGCGATCTGGATCTCGTTCCCGCCGCACGTCCGGGAGGCGTTCACCGTCTTCCAGCGGCTCACGGTGCTCGGCATGGGCGCCGGTGTCCTCGTCGTCGGTCACGCCCTCGCCCGCTGCCGGGTCGACGCGGACGCCGAGGGGCTCAACGTGGTCAACGGCTACCGCACCCACCGGCTGCAGTGGCCCCAGGTCCTCGCGGTCCGCATGCTGCCGGGCAACCCGTGGGTCACCTTCGACCTCGCCGACGGCACGACCCTGAGCGCCCTGGGCGTGCAGGGCTCCGACGGCGCGCGGGCCCAGCGCCAGGTCCGTGCCCTGCGCGCGCTGATCGCGCAGCACGACGCCCGCGAGCCCGACGCCTGA